Part of the Sinomonas atrocyanea genome is shown below.
CCTCGCCGAGGGGCCGCAGGCCGTGCGCGAGGCCCTGCGCCTGGACGCCGATCGGCGCGCCGAGGGGGGCGCGCCGATCGTCGTCGAGCTCTACGCGAGCGAGTCCTGTCTCTCCCGCCATCCCGAGATCGCCCATCTTGCCGAGGCCACCGGCCGGCTGCGCCTGGCGGACGACGACGTGCTCGCGGCCATGGCCGACACGGTGAACCCGCAGGGCATCGTGTCCGTCTGCACCATGCTCGACGTTCCGCTCTCCGCTGTCCTGGCTGAGCAGCCGCGGCTGCTCGCCGTCATGTGCCGGGTCCAGGACCCGGGCAACGCGGGGACGATCCTGCGCGCTGCCGACTCCGCCGGCGCCTCCGCGGTGGTCCTCACGGCGGGGAGCGTCGACATCTACAACCCCAAGGCCGTCCGCAGCACGGCCGGCTCGATCTTCCATGTGCCGGTGGTCATCGGCGTCGACCCCGCAGCGTTCGCTGCCGAGGCCCGCGGGGCGGGCCTGAAGATCCTTGCCGCCGACGGCGCCGGTCCGCTCGACCTCGACGGGCTCCAGGACGCCTCGGCCGCGCGGAGGGCCGGCGGCGAGGGGACCGCGGGGGATTACCGGCTCGAGGACCCGACCGCCTGGCTCTTCGGCAACGAGGCCCAGGGGCTCAGCCAGGCCGAGAAGGACCTGGCCGACCACCGCGTCGCCGTCCCGCTCTACGGGCGGGCAGAGAGCCTCAACGTCGGCACCGCCGCGACAGTCTGCCTGTATGCGAGCGCCAGGAGCCAGCGGCGCTGAGCCGGGGCAGATGCCCGTAGGGTAGGACGGAGCCGTCCGTGCGCACCTCACGGCAGCGGCTGCACATCAGTCTGGGCTCTGCAAGGAGGGGACCATGTCGTCCGGTGGTGGGACCAAGGCCGTCGTTGCCGCACTGGCAGCAAACCTGTCGATCGCGGTGATGAAGTTCCTCGCGTTCGCGCTCACGGCATCCTCGTCGATGCTCGCCGAGGCGATCCACTCGGTCGCAGACTCCGGCAACCAGCTGCTCCTCCTCCTCGGGGGCAAGCGCGCCCGCAAGCAGGCGAATCCCGAGCACCCCTTCGGGTACGGGCGCGAGCGGTACATCTACGCGTTCATCGTCTCGATCGTCCTGTTCAGCGTCGGCGGACTGTTCGCCCTCTTCGAGGCCTGGGAGAAGTTCAAGGACCCCCATGGCATCGAGGGCCCGTGGTGGTGGGTGCCGCTCATCATCCTCGTGGGTGCAGCGACGGCGGAGGGCCTCTCCTTCCGCACCGCGGTCAAGGAGGCGAATCAGCTGCGCGGCCGCCAGTCGCTGGTGGCCTTCGTGCGCAACGCGAAGCAGCCCGAGCTGCCCGTCATCCTCCTCGAGGACTTCGGCGCGCTGCTGGGCCTCCTGTTCGCCCTCGCCGGGGTCTCGCTGACACTCGTGACGGGCAACGGGCTGTGGGACGCCGCGGGGACGGCCATGATCGGCCTGCTCCTCGTGGTGATCGCCGCCGTGCTCGCCCTGGAGACCAGCTCGCTCCTCCTGGGCGAATCGGCCACCCGGTCCGACGTGCGGCGCATCGAGGCGGCCATCACCGCGGACGGGACCCGGATCATCCATCTGCGCACCATGCACCTCGGCCCGGAGGAGCTTCTGGTCGGCGCCAAGATCACCGTGGCCCGCGGGGCGAGCGGGGCCGAGATCGCGCGGACCATCGATGAAGCCGAGGCCCGGATCCGCTCATCCGTCCCGAGCGCACGGGTCATCTACCTCGAGCCGGACATCCACCGTGACGGGGACGCGCAGCCGTCCGCCGTCGCGGAACGGCCCGCCGGATAGCGCCGGGGCGCGGTCAGCGCGCCCGGCGCCGCTCGAGGGCGCCGCTCAGCAGCGCGATCCCGAGGCCGAGCACGGCGAGGCCCGCTCCGACGTACGCCGGCGCCACGAAGCCCCACCCCGCCGCGATGACCACGCCTCCGAGGAACGCGCCGAGGGCGTTGGCCACGTTGAGCGCCGAGTGGCTCAGCGAGGTCGCAAGGGTCGCGGCGCCCGGCGCCGAGTCGAGCAGGCGCGCCTGGAGCGCGGGGATGAGGATCGAGCCGGAGCCGCCCACCACGAACACCATGAGCAGGGCGAGCGGCCACACGGGGGCGGCGAGCCCGTAGAGCACCATCACCCCGGCCACGGCGGCGAGAGCCCAGTAGATCGTGCCCATCACGGAGCGGTCGGCGAGACGGCCGCCGGCCATGTTGCCCACGACCATGCCGAGCCCGTACAGGGCCACGACCACCGGCATCAGCGCCTCCGGCAGTCCGGCGATGGACGTCATCGTATGGGCGATGTACGTGTAGGTGGCGAAGAAGCCGCCGAACCCGACCACCCCGACGGCGAGGGCGAGCCACAGCTGCCCGCGCCGGAGGGCGGAGAGCTCCCGGCGGATGCTCGCCTCGGGGTGCGGCGGCTCGTACGGCACGAAGCGGGCGACCATGGCGACGCACGCGAGTGCGATCGCCGCGGTCACCACGAACAGCAGGCGCCAGCCGAGGGACTGCCCGAGCCAGGTCGCGGCGGGCACACCGAGGACGTTGGCGATCGTCAGGCCGGACATCACCGTGGCGATGGCCCAACCCCTCTTGGTGGGTGCCACGAGCGAGGCGGCGATGACCGCGGCCGTGCCGAAGTAGGCCCCGTGCGGAAGGCCCGCCGCGAAGCGGGAGACGAGCATCGCGCCATAGTCGGCGGCCACGAAGGAGGACAGGTTGGCGACGGCGTAGAACGCCATGAGGCCGAGGACCAGGGCCTTGCGCGGCAGCCGGGCGCCGATGGCCGCGAGCAGGGGCGCCCCCACCACCACGCCCAGGGCGTAGGCGGAGATGAGCTGGCCGGCCTGCGGGGTGCTGATCGCGAGCCCGCGCTCGATCTCCTTGAGCAGTCCCATGGTCGCGAACTCGACCGTCCCGATCGCGAAGCCGCCGAGCCCGAGGGCCAGCATGGCCCAGAAGAGGGGCTTCGGCGCGAGCAGCGTGGAGCGATGTCCTCGCGCGGTGCCGCTGCCGGCAGGGGCGCCGGCGGAGGGGCCCCCCGCAGCGGCCGCCGCGGGGGCCTTCAGGGGCATGGACGATTCGGGCGTGGGCACGGTGGCAGTCCTCGTGTCGGGGCCGGATGGGGTGTGGGGAGGAACGCCGTCGGCCCTCGTCTCGTGCCAACAGTACGGGAGGCGCTCCCATTCCGCCCGGCCCCTAGACTGGGCCCGTGCAGACGCAGACCCACGGAGCCGGCCCCCGGCTCGTCCAGGTGGTCGGGGGAGCGATCGTCGACTCGCTCGAACGGCCCACGATGCTCCTGGCG
Proteins encoded:
- a CDS encoding MFS transporter; translation: MLALGLGGFAIGTVEFATMGLLKEIERGLAISTPQAGQLISAYALGVVVGAPLLAAIGARLPRKALVLGLMAFYAVANLSSFVAADYGAMLVSRFAAGLPHGAYFGTAAVIAASLVAPTKRGWAIATVMSGLTIANVLGVPAATWLGQSLGWRLLFVVTAAIALACVAMVARFVPYEPPHPEASIRRELSALRRGQLWLALAVGVVGFGGFFATYTYIAHTMTSIAGLPEALMPVVVALYGLGMVVGNMAGGRLADRSVMGTIYWALAAVAGVMVLYGLAAPVWPLALLMVFVVGGSGSILIPALQARLLDSAPGAATLATSLSHSALNVANALGAFLGGVVIAAGWGFVAPAYVGAGLAVLGLGIALLSGALERRRAR
- a CDS encoding cation diffusion facilitator family transporter, translated to MSSGGGTKAVVAALAANLSIAVMKFLAFALTASSSMLAEAIHSVADSGNQLLLLLGGKRARKQANPEHPFGYGRERYIYAFIVSIVLFSVGGLFALFEAWEKFKDPHGIEGPWWWVPLIILVGAATAEGLSFRTAVKEANQLRGRQSLVAFVRNAKQPELPVILLEDFGALLGLLFALAGVSLTLVTGNGLWDAAGTAMIGLLLVVIAAVLALETSSLLLGESATRSDVRRIEAAITADGTRIIHLRTMHLGPEELLVGAKITVARGASGAEIARTIDEAEARIRSSVPSARVIYLEPDIHRDGDAQPSAVAERPAG
- a CDS encoding TrmH family RNA methyltransferase, which gives rise to MTNPRADRVRDVAKLATRAARNRRRQFLAEGPQAVREALRLDADRRAEGGAPIVVELYASESCLSRHPEIAHLAEATGRLRLADDDVLAAMADTVNPQGIVSVCTMLDVPLSAVLAEQPRLLAVMCRVQDPGNAGTILRAADSAGASAVVLTAGSVDIYNPKAVRSTAGSIFHVPVVIGVDPAAFAAEARGAGLKILAADGAGPLDLDGLQDASAARRAGGEGTAGDYRLEDPTAWLFGNEAQGLSQAEKDLADHRVAVPLYGRAESLNVGTAATVCLYASARSQRR